The genomic DNA ACGAGTCGACCCATTCTTAACGACTCGTCATAGATTACTTGAGCAATTTCTTTTTTTTCTTCATCAGTGCTAGCAATATCATCAATAATTGCTTCACTATACCCTTGCAGCATTGAAATTGGTGTACGCAATTCATGAGAAACGTTTGCGATAAAATCACTTCTTAACTTGTCCAACCGTCTTTCTTCAGTCATATCTCTAATAACAGCTACTGCACCCCTTATAAACGTATTGTTATAAAGAGGGCTAACGAGCATAACCCACGATCGACCCTGAAACGATATTTCACCGACTTGCTCTTTTTCTGTATTAACCGCAAGCTGAAATAACTCCATTACTTTTGAAGGAACCGCTTCAGTATTTGCTTCAACTAGTCCCTTTTCATAAAACCAACACTGTAAAAACCGTTCAGCTGGAGGATTTGTAATCAAAATAGTCCCATCCCGATTAAAGGTGATAACCCCATCGGCCATACTGCTTAAAATACTCGAAAGCTGCTCTTTTTCTTGACTTAAGGCGTCAATATTAAATTTCAGCTGCCGACTCATTTGGTTGAACACAGCCGCTAGTTCACCAAGCTCATCATTTGTTAAAATGGGTACTTTCGTATCAAATTTCCCCCGCATTACTTCAATAACGGCCTCCCGCATTTTACGCAACGGCGCTGTAATACGTGTTGATAAGAAAAATGCAAAAAATGTTGTCAGAACAATTGCTACTCCGGCGGCAAGTAAAATAAACTTTGTTGTTGAACGTGTTGTTTCTTGCATGACACCTAGAGATTGGTATATAAATACAGCTCCATTTTGTTCATCTAACTGATGTATCGGGACTCCGATTATTAAAACAGGATCATCACTTTCTTCGCCGGTTTGTTCAGGGATAGAGGTAACTTTGGTTACGATCTTGTCCTCTTTAAAGACAGCTTTTAAGTCTTTATCTTTTGTTAAAAAGCTCGTCGGTAAATCAATAGCATCATTATTTGGCGAATAATAGTAATGATCGGAATCACGGACGACGATTACTTTCGTTACATCGTCAACAAGCTCCCACGATATTTCAAGAGCCAATCTCAATTCTTCGTTATTATGGGTTTCAATTATTTTTGCTATTTTTTTTGCTGTATTCGTCAACCCTTTTTCTGTTTCATTTATATGATAATTCTCAAAGAATTCCAGAAGCATAACA from Bacillus aquiflavi includes the following:
- a CDS encoding ATP-binding protein; its protein translation is MKLWRNLVGKLWMTFILLVSFVLFILTVMLLEFFENYHINETEKGLTNTAKKIAKIIETHNNEELRLALEISWELVDDVTKVIVVRDSDHYYYSPNNDAIDLPTSFLTKDKDLKAVFKEDKIVTKVTSIPEQTGEESDDPVLIIGVPIHQLDEQNGAVFIYQSLGVMQETTRSTTKFILLAAGVAIVLTTFFAFFLSTRITAPLRKMREAVIEVMRGKFDTKVPILTNDELGELAAVFNQMSRQLKFNIDALSQEKEQLSSILSSMADGVITFNRDGTILITNPPAERFLQCWFYEKGLVEANTEAVPSKVMELFQLAVNTEKEQVGEISFQGRSWVMLVSPLYNNTFIRGAVAVIRDMTEERRLDKLRSDFIANVSHELRTPISMLQGYSEAIIDDIASTDEEKKEIAQVIYDESLRMGRLVNDLLDLARMEAGHISLNVEEVAIKPYINRIIRKFQGLAKENGVNLLVNYQDEESMFRFDPDRIEQILTNLIINAIRHTPENGSITLTVKLYERGLYMEVTDTGSGIPEEDLPFVFERFYKADKARTRGRSGTGLGLAIAKNIIDAHKGHISVQSKLGQGTTFSFYIPRKTE